The following are from one region of the Osmerus mordax isolate fOsmMor3 chromosome 1, fOsmMor3.pri, whole genome shotgun sequence genome:
- the LOC136942919 gene encoding zinc finger protein 26-like: MKQTTSNCCLASSSPPDVQQFSLPEPPQIIKEQELWTSQEEEQLQGLQSETTDSMFTSTSVKHDWDQEGFSECSHLDQTVKVENREGDSLPTNTTEEQIKPEPHVQDYAAPELDSDSQPLSVVAPDCPIAQSLEEEEHEGVLLLLNRTQNNEALPREHMPLRRHTGKTIHQCQQCNKTFSRKGALVFHIRTHTVKKSYQCQQCNKRFSQSGSLLKHIRTHTGEKPYQCQECNKLFARSDTLVGHMKTHTGEKPFQCQQCNKRFSKKGNLVVHMRTHTGEKPYQCQECSKPFPQSGSLYKHMRTHRRETVSMSTI; the protein is encoded by the coding sequence ATGAAGCAGACCACATCTAACTGTTGTCTtgcctcttcttcccccccaGATGTGCAGCAGTTCTCTCTCCCGGAACCCCCACAGATTATAAAGGAACAGGAGCTatggaccagtcaggaggaagagcagctccaaggactgcagtctgaaactACAGACTCCATGTTCACTTCTACCAGTGTGAAACATGACTGGGATCAGGAAGGCTTTTCTGAATGTTCACATCTTGACCAAACTGTTAAagtggagaacagagaaggagactctCTACCCACCAACACAACTGAGGAGCAAATCAAACCAGAGCCTCATGTACAAGACTATGCAGCACCAGAACTGGACAGtgactctcagcccctctctgttgtagctccagactgtcctatagctcagagtttggaggaggaggaacatgaaGGAGTGCTGCTTCTTCTgaacagaacacaaaacaatgaGGCTCTGCCAAGGGAACATATGCCACTGAGACGTCACACAGGAAAAACAATacatcagtgtcaacaatgtaacaaaactTTTAGTAGAAAAGGTGCTTTGGTTTTTCAtataaggacacacacagtaaagaaATCTTAtcaatgtcaacaatgtaacaaacggtTTTCTCAAAGTGGTTCTCTGTTGAAACacataaggacacacacaggagagaaaccttatcaatgtcaggaatgtaacaAACTATTTGCTCGAAGTGATACTCTAGTTGgacacatgaagacacacacaggagagaaaccatttcagtgtcaacaatgtaacaaacggtTTAGTAAGAAGGGTAATCTGGTTGtgcacatgaggacacacacaggagagaaaccttatcaatgtcaggaatgtagcaaACCCTTTCCTCAAAGTGGGTCTCTGTAtaaacacatgaggacacacaggagagaaactgtATCTATGTCAACAATCTAA